One Pseudomonas sp. HOU2 genomic window carries:
- the queA gene encoding tRNA preQ1(34) S-adenosylmethionine ribosyltransferase-isomerase QueA, with translation MRVADFTFELPDSLIARHPLAERRASRLLTLDGPSGALAHRQFTDLLEHLRPGDLMVFNNTRVIPARLFGQKASGGKLEILIERVLDSHRVLAHVRSSKSPKPGSKILIDGGGEAEMLARHDALFELGFAEEVLPLLDRVGHMPLPPYIDRPDEGSDRERYQTVYAQRLGAVAAPTAGLHFDQPLMEAIAAKGVETAFVTLHVGAGTFQPVRVDKIEDHHMHSEWLEVGQDVVDAVAACRERGGRVIAVGTTSVRSLESAARDGVLKPFSGDTDIFIYPGRPFHVVDALVTNFHLPESTLLMLVSAFAGYPETMAAYKAAVDNGYRFFSYGDAMFITRNPAPTAPEHTGPEETE, from the coding sequence ATGCGCGTTGCTGACTTTACCTTCGAGCTTCCTGATTCGCTGATCGCCCGCCACCCTTTGGCCGAGCGTCGCGCTAGTCGCCTGCTGACCCTTGATGGGCCGAGCGGCGCCCTGGCACACCGTCAATTCACTGATTTGCTTGAGCATTTGCGCCCGGGCGATTTGATGGTGTTCAACAATACCCGGGTGATTCCGGCGCGGCTGTTCGGGCAGAAAGCCTCGGGCGGCAAGCTGGAAATTCTCATCGAACGCGTGCTCGATTCGCACCGCGTGCTGGCCCATGTGCGCTCCAGCAAGTCGCCGAAGCCGGGTTCGAAGATCCTCATCGACGGCGGTGGCGAAGCCGAGATGCTCGCGCGTCACGACGCGCTGTTCGAGCTGGGCTTTGCTGAAGAAGTGCTGCCGCTGCTCGATCGCGTCGGGCACATGCCGTTGCCTCCTTATATAGACCGCCCGGACGAGGGCTCGGATCGCGAGCGTTATCAGACCGTGTACGCCCAGCGTCTTGGTGCGGTGGCGGCGCCGACGGCGGGGTTGCATTTCGATCAGCCGCTGATGGAGGCGATTGCTGCCAAGGGCGTCGAGACCGCGTTCGTCACGCTGCACGTCGGTGCGGGGACGTTCCAGCCAGTGCGCGTCGACAAGATCGAAGATCACCACATGCACAGCGAGTGGCTGGAAGTCGGCCAGGATGTGGTCGACGCCGTTGCCGCGTGCCGCGAGCGTGGCGGACGAGTGATTGCCGTGGGCACCACCAGCGTGCGCTCGCTGGAAAGTGCCGCGCGCGATGGCGTGCTCAAGCCGTTCAGCGGCGACACCGACATCTTTATCTACCCGGGCCGGCCGTTCCATGTGGTCGACGCCCTGGTCACCAACTTCCATTTGCCGGAATCGACGCTGTTGATGCTGGTTTCGGCGTTCGCCGGTTATCCCGAAACCATGGCCGCTTATAAAGCCGCCGTCGACAACGGCTACCGCTTTTTCAGCTACGGTGATGCGATGTTCATCACCCGTAATCCCGCCCCGACTGCCCCTGAACACACAGGCCCAGAGGAAACAGAATGA
- a CDS encoding PAAR domain-containing protein: MAKPAARKSDPSSCPLPGHGTNPIATGSPDVFFDGLAAARQGDTCTCGSALSSGLSSTVFINGKNAATIDTGGTHGSIVIGGSGTVIIGDTHTPCAFVPPEPIIGQARWIGFKIPAEESYEGLSCTAHFEDGSSLPGIFDKDNAVKFTNPSGKKCLMLKFEDEPPTDSPSVTDSLLSKILG; the protein is encoded by the coding sequence ATGGCTAAACCAGCTGCACGCAAGAGCGATCCGTCCAGCTGTCCGTTACCAGGGCACGGCACTAATCCCATAGCCACAGGTTCACCTGACGTATTTTTCGACGGCTTGGCCGCTGCACGCCAAGGCGATACCTGCACCTGCGGCAGTGCGTTGTCCTCTGGTTTGTCCTCTACCGTATTCATCAATGGCAAAAACGCCGCCACTATCGACACGGGCGGTACCCACGGCAGCATCGTCATCGGCGGATCGGGCACAGTCATCATTGGTGACACGCACACACCGTGCGCCTTTGTTCCACCAGAGCCGATAATCGGCCAAGCCAGATGGATTGGATTCAAGATTCCCGCCGAGGAAAGCTATGAGGGCTTATCGTGCACTGCGCATTTTGAGGACGGCTCTTCGCTCCCCGGCATATTCGATAAAGACAATGCAGTCAAATTTACCAACCCCTCAGGTAAAAAGTGCTTGATGCTCAAGTTCGAAGACGAGCCGCCTACAGATAGCCCCTCCGTCACTGACAGCCTTTTGAGCAAAATTCTGGGATAA
- a CDS encoding dUTP diphosphatase: MLRLQDTINSKINKEWRSAGNPWYRAIWTECAELMDHVGWKWWKSQEADIAQMKLELVDIWHFGLSELLASDHTESKVEALLASALSELDKDQKSNASAQNILDAIESFSLATLKSKSFDLPSFITLATASDLSASELFKSYVGKNILNKFRQDNGYKSGTYIKIWEGKEDNVWLSELIEKLSINSSDFSEELYNLLATTYKNKA, from the coding sequence ATGTTGCGTTTGCAAGACACAATCAACAGCAAAATAAACAAAGAATGGAGATCAGCAGGAAATCCATGGTATCGCGCTATTTGGACCGAATGTGCAGAATTAATGGACCACGTAGGGTGGAAGTGGTGGAAGTCGCAGGAAGCAGATATTGCTCAGATGAAATTGGAACTGGTCGATATCTGGCATTTCGGTTTGAGCGAGCTTCTTGCATCAGATCATACCGAATCAAAAGTTGAAGCACTGCTGGCATCAGCACTAAGCGAACTAGACAAAGATCAAAAATCCAACGCGTCTGCTCAGAATATCTTAGATGCAATAGAATCCTTTTCACTAGCAACTCTGAAATCAAAAAGCTTCGACCTGCCATCATTCATAACGCTTGCAACAGCAAGCGACTTATCAGCCAGCGAACTCTTTAAGTCATATGTAGGAAAAAACATCCTTAACAAATTTCGCCAAGACAATGGTTACAAGTCAGGCACTTACATCAAGATATGGGAAGGCAAGGAAGACAACGTTTGGCTAAGTGAACTAATAGAAAAACTGTCGATTAACTCAAGCGATTTTTCTGAAGAACTCTACAATCTATTAGCCACCACCTATAAAAACAAAGCGTAA
- a CDS encoding N-6 DNA methylase yields the protein MIDLHYTPSELAQTMIACVPENFVPQSIADFSAGEGSLLNEAEKHWPYASIYANDLSQKSAKLIASLNKKWCVSCSDFLKLSSHRSTKFSQKKQSIDLVLLNPPFSERGRKGTIWPDLEGVKSGLALAFVYLSLKYLSKDGYLFAILPNGSLASERDEQGWNLINQNYNVEIVSGNCMRIFKSAVARTSIVKITHKQLQSPSTYKSEVQTDKPKVLIKRGQVQMHAIKACDNGLPLIHTTQLRNGEILLNYTYGKVFSRVSVKGPALLFPRVGMITPGKICILEKDEAVTLSDCVLAIETHDIHRTIFIRDYALKNWQQFHKLYDGTGAKYITLKKASSFFERAMTSI from the coding sequence ATGATCGATCTTCATTACACACCCTCCGAACTGGCGCAGACGATGATCGCGTGTGTTCCGGAAAATTTTGTTCCTCAGAGCATCGCTGACTTCTCAGCTGGTGAAGGGAGCTTGCTTAATGAAGCAGAAAAGCATTGGCCATATGCCTCCATATACGCCAACGATTTAAGCCAAAAAAGTGCAAAACTGATAGCTTCATTAAATAAAAAATGGTGCGTCTCATGCTCAGACTTCTTAAAGCTGAGCTCTCATAGAAGTACTAAATTTTCCCAAAAAAAACAATCAATTGATTTAGTATTACTAAATCCTCCGTTTAGCGAAAGAGGCCGAAAAGGTACTATTTGGCCAGACCTTGAAGGCGTCAAGTCTGGCTTGGCGCTAGCCTTTGTTTATTTAAGTCTAAAGTACCTATCAAAAGATGGATATTTATTCGCAATATTGCCAAATGGTTCACTGGCTAGCGAGCGAGACGAGCAGGGTTGGAACCTAATAAATCAAAACTACAATGTAGAGATTGTTTCGGGAAACTGCATGCGTATTTTCAAAAGCGCAGTAGCTCGCACATCAATCGTAAAGATTACGCATAAACAATTACAGTCACCCAGCACCTATAAATCTGAAGTCCAGACTGACAAGCCAAAAGTACTCATTAAACGTGGCCAAGTACAAATGCACGCCATCAAGGCGTGCGATAATGGATTGCCGCTCATACACACTACTCAACTAAGAAACGGAGAGATCCTACTCAACTACACTTACGGAAAAGTATTCTCTCGAGTCTCGGTTAAAGGGCCCGCTTTATTATTTCCACGAGTCGGCATGATTACACCCGGAAAGATATGCATTCTTGAAAAAGATGAGGCGGTAACGCTATCAGATTGCGTTTTAGCTATTGAAACTCATGACATACACAGGACGATATTTATCCGAGACTATGCACTTAAAAATTGGCAACAGTTTCATAAACTTTATGACGGCACCGGAGCCAAGTATATAACATTAAAGAAAGCAAGCTCCTTTTTTGAAAGAGCTATGACTTCAATTTAG
- a CDS encoding DUF6429 family protein, which translates to MEYDEKLIEEAVLALLAAFSSDDGNAWKGFDFEVMNRLHEQGLISNPVNRNKSIWLTD; encoded by the coding sequence ATGGAATACGATGAAAAGTTGATTGAAGAGGCTGTGCTTGCCCTGTTGGCCGCGTTCAGTTCCGACGACGGCAATGCATGGAAAGGCTTCGATTTCGAAGTCATGAACCGATTGCATGAGCAGGGTCTCATCAGTAATCCGGTAAACAGGAACAAATCGATCTGGTTGACGGACTAG
- a CDS encoding alkaline phosphatase D family protein — protein MSSIPADLNPQPPVLAGPLLRRLEPTRVVLWLVGTRELSLSLRLQGVGDIPLDAGKCTVIPVGRHAFVHLIDVALDSALPCDTRIDYDLLIDGQTPIAEWAPHLLYGNARCPNLVVRSRIDQLLHGSCRKPHHPAADGLLCVDQLLATETDPQQRPALLMMSGDQIYADDVAGPMLRAIHSLIARLGLFDEHLEGAVVSDSAKLYEHPASYYHRADLLPALESNETLRERFFGGARKPIFTSSSADNHLVTFAEVMAMYLLVWSPVAWTLINPAVPSLTPERLKRYTLEQTRIDGFKAGLGNVARALAHLPSLMIFDDHDITDDWNLSAQWEETAYGHPFSKRIIGNALIAYMLCQGWGNNPDAFKDLLENTRRLSASGDDRYLDSPVQDALIDDLLRFQHWHFVLPSSPALVVLDTRTRRWRSEMALKQPSGLLDWEALSELQQDLLDHPSAIIVSPAPIFGVKLIETVQKVFSWCGYPLLVDAENWMAHRGAAQVILNIFRHTRTPGNYVVLSGDVHYSFVYEVLIRHRKAGPRIWQITSSGIKNEFPKTLLEWFDRLNRWLYSPRSPLNWFTKRRRMRIVPYTPEHAEAGERLWNSAGIGQVFFNAHGQPSEIIQHNSNGAVKTRMLAPELGDYPD, from the coding sequence ATGTCCTCGATACCTGCTGACCTGAATCCGCAGCCTCCCGTCCTGGCCGGCCCACTGCTGCGCCGTCTGGAACCGACGCGCGTGGTGCTGTGGCTGGTCGGCACCCGCGAACTGTCGCTGAGCCTGCGCTTGCAGGGTGTAGGAGACATTCCTCTCGATGCCGGGAAATGCACGGTCATTCCTGTAGGCCGTCATGCGTTCGTCCATTTGATTGACGTTGCGCTCGACAGCGCCCTGCCCTGCGACACGCGTATCGACTATGACCTGCTGATCGACGGCCAGACGCCCATCGCCGAATGGGCGCCGCACCTGCTGTACGGCAATGCCCGCTGTCCGAACCTTGTCGTGCGCTCACGGATTGATCAGTTGCTGCACGGCTCCTGCCGCAAGCCCCATCATCCGGCGGCAGACGGTCTGCTCTGCGTCGATCAGTTGCTGGCGACAGAAACCGACCCGCAACAACGCCCGGCCCTGTTGATGATGAGCGGCGACCAAATCTACGCCGACGACGTCGCCGGCCCGATGCTGCGGGCAATACACAGCTTGATCGCGCGCCTCGGCCTGTTCGACGAACACCTCGAAGGTGCCGTGGTCAGCGACAGCGCCAAACTCTACGAACACCCGGCCAGTTACTACCACCGCGCGGATCTGTTACCGGCGCTAGAGAGCAACGAGACCTTGCGCGAGCGATTTTTCGGCGGCGCGCGCAAGCCGATTTTCACCAGCAGCAGTGCTGACAATCATCTGGTGACGTTCGCCGAAGTGATGGCGATGTACTTGCTGGTGTGGTCGCCGGTTGCCTGGACGCTGATCAATCCTGCTGTTCCGTCACTGACGCCTGAACGCTTGAAGCGCTACACCCTGGAGCAAACCCGCATCGATGGCTTCAAGGCCGGTTTGGGCAACGTCGCCCGAGCCTTGGCGCATCTGCCGAGCCTGATGATTTTCGATGATCACGACATCACCGATGACTGGAATCTTTCCGCGCAATGGGAGGAAACCGCCTACGGCCACCCGTTCTCCAAACGCATCATCGGCAACGCGCTGATCGCGTACATGTTGTGCCAGGGCTGGGGCAACAATCCGGACGCGTTCAAGGATCTGCTGGAGAACACTCGACGCCTGAGCGCCAGCGGTGATGATCGTTATCTCGACAGCCCTGTGCAGGATGCGCTGATCGACGACTTGCTGCGCTTTCAGCATTGGCATTTCGTGCTGCCGAGCAGCCCGGCGCTGGTGGTGCTCGATACCCGCACCCGGCGCTGGCGCAGCGAGATGGCGCTTAAGCAACCATCCGGGCTTCTCGATTGGGAAGCGCTGAGCGAACTGCAACAGGACCTGCTCGATCATCCGTCAGCGATCATCGTTTCCCCCGCGCCGATCTTCGGCGTGAAGCTGATTGAAACCGTGCAGAAGGTTTTCAGCTGGTGCGGTTATCCGCTGCTGGTCGACGCGGAAAACTGGATGGCCCATCGCGGCGCCGCGCAGGTGATCCTGAACATTTTCCGACACACCCGCACACCCGGGAACTACGTGGTGCTGTCGGGTGATGTGCATTATTCCTTCGTCTACGAAGTACTTATCCGACACCGCAAGGCCGGGCCACGGATCTGGCAGATCACCAGCAGCGGGATCAAGAACGAGTTTCCGAAAACCCTGCTGGAATGGTTCGACCGCCTCAACCGCTGGCTCTATTCACCGCGCTCGCCGTTGAACTGGTTCACCAAACGCCGACGCATGCGCATCGTGCCCTATACCCCGGAGCATGCCGAAGCGGGTGAACGGCTATGGAATTCGGCGGGGATCGGCCAAGTGTTTTTCAATGCGCACGGACAGCCGAGCGAGATCATTCAGCACAATTCGAACGGGGCGGTGAAGACGCGGATGCTGGCGCCGGAGTTGGGGGATTATCCGGACTAG
- a CDS encoding aspartate aminotransferase family protein — protein sequence MTAALMNTYQPLALSFTRGLGTRLWDQAGREYLDAVAGVAVTNVGHSHPRIVAAISEQAGMLLHTSNLYSIDWQQQLAQKLTQLSGMERAFFNNSGAEANETALKLARLYGWRKGIEQPLVVVMANAFHGRTLGTLSASDGPAVRLGFNDLPGDFVKVPFGDLTALDQLQQKHGARIVAILVEPIQGESGVQLAPPGYLKALRELCNRHAWLLMLDEIQTGIGRTGQWFAFQHEGIVPDVMTLAKGLGNGVPIGACLARGRAADLFTPGSHGSTFGGNPLACRVGCTVLDIIEEQGLLENVRVQGERLLTRLRAELADNPNVLAIRGQGLMIGIELKQPIRDLTLIAARDHGLLINVTRGKTIRLLPPLTIDEREVGMIVRGVGRIVSAN from the coding sequence ATGACCGCCGCCCTGATGAACACCTACCAACCGTTGGCCCTGAGCTTCACCAGAGGCCTGGGCACGCGCCTGTGGGATCAGGCCGGTCGTGAATACCTGGATGCCGTTGCCGGGGTTGCGGTGACCAACGTAGGGCACTCGCATCCACGGATCGTCGCGGCCATCAGTGAGCAGGCCGGAATGCTGCTGCACACCTCCAACCTGTACAGCATCGACTGGCAACAACAGCTGGCGCAGAAACTCACGCAGCTGTCGGGAATGGAGCGGGCGTTCTTCAACAACTCCGGCGCCGAGGCCAATGAAACTGCACTGAAACTTGCGCGCTTGTACGGCTGGCGCAAAGGTATCGAACAGCCGCTGGTGGTGGTCATGGCCAACGCATTTCATGGCCGCACCTTAGGCACCTTGTCGGCCAGTGATGGGCCGGCGGTGCGGCTGGGCTTCAATGATCTGCCAGGGGATTTCGTCAAAGTGCCTTTCGGTGATCTGACGGCGCTGGATCAGCTGCAGCAAAAACATGGCGCGCGCATCGTGGCGATTCTGGTCGAGCCGATCCAGGGCGAAAGCGGTGTGCAACTGGCGCCGCCCGGCTACCTCAAAGCCCTGCGCGAACTGTGCAATCGGCACGCCTGGCTGTTGATGCTCGACGAGATCCAGACCGGCATCGGCCGCACCGGCCAGTGGTTCGCGTTCCAGCATGAAGGCATCGTGCCGGACGTCATGACCCTGGCCAAAGGCCTCGGCAACGGCGTGCCGATCGGCGCTTGTCTGGCGCGGGGCAGGGCGGCGGACCTGTTCACGCCCGGCAGCCATGGCAGCACCTTCGGCGGCAACCCGCTGGCCTGCCGGGTCGGCTGCACGGTGCTGGACATCATCGAAGAACAAGGCTTGCTGGAAAATGTCCGGGTGCAGGGTGAACGCCTGTTGACCCGCCTGCGCGCCGAACTCGCAGACAACCCCAATGTGTTGGCGATTCGCGGGCAGGGCTTGATGATCGGCATCGAATTGAAGCAGCCGATTCGCGATCTGACGCTGATTGCTGCGCGGGATCATGGGCTGCTGATCAACGTTACACGCGGCAAGACGATACGGCTGCTGCCACCGCTGACGATTGATGAGCGGGAGGTGGGGATGATCGTCAGAGGAGTTGGACGGATTGTTTCCGCGAATTAA
- a CDS encoding LysR family transcriptional regulator → MDLLQAMSVYVKVVEAGSMTAAALQCEMSTTMVGNHLRALEQRLGVQLLQRTTRRQRLTEFGSVYYQRCLDVLGLVADSERLAEQALDEPRGLLRITAPLTFGVERLAPALSEFSLQYPQVKMDVVLTNRRPDLLESGLDVAFRLGHFEQSNLIARPLIDYTLTVCASPAYVARRGMPITPQDLQQHDCLSFAYPAGDDWQSVEKRWRLSGPDGEILVDVSGPMLMNTSAGLHQAARTGMGIVMLPDALVEQDLRDGKLVTVIPDYQPPSRPLHLLYAPDRYRLPKLRRFVEFAMKTWGRS, encoded by the coding sequence ATGGACCTGTTGCAGGCGATGAGCGTCTACGTGAAAGTCGTGGAAGCCGGGAGCATGACGGCCGCTGCGTTGCAGTGCGAAATGTCCACGACCATGGTCGGAAATCACCTGCGCGCACTGGAGCAACGGCTCGGCGTGCAATTGTTGCAGCGCACCACCCGCCGGCAGCGGCTGACCGAATTTGGCAGTGTCTACTACCAGCGCTGTCTGGATGTTTTAGGCCTGGTGGCCGACTCCGAACGCCTCGCCGAACAGGCCCTCGACGAGCCGCGCGGCTTGCTGCGTATCACCGCGCCACTGACTTTTGGCGTCGAACGCCTGGCCCCGGCGCTCAGCGAGTTTTCCCTGCAATACCCGCAGGTGAAAATGGATGTGGTGCTGACCAACCGCCGTCCGGATCTGCTGGAAAGCGGTCTCGACGTGGCATTCAGGCTCGGGCATTTCGAGCAGTCGAACCTGATCGCCCGACCGCTGATCGACTACACCCTCACCGTGTGCGCCTCGCCGGCCTACGTCGCCCGGCGCGGCATGCCGATCACTCCGCAAGACCTGCAGCAACACGACTGCCTTTCGTTCGCCTACCCTGCCGGCGACGACTGGCAATCGGTGGAAAAACGCTGGCGCCTCAGCGGCCCGGATGGCGAAATTCTGGTGGATGTCAGCGGCCCGATGCTGATGAACACCTCCGCCGGCCTGCATCAGGCAGCGCGCACCGGGATGGGCATCGTCATGCTGCCGGATGCGCTGGTGGAACAGGACCTGCGCGACGGAAAACTGGTGACGGTGATCCCCGATTACCAGCCACCGAGCCGCCCTTTGCATTTGCTCTACGCCCCGGACCGTTATCGTTTGCCGAAGCTACGCCGGTTTGTCGAATTTGCGATGAAAACCTGGGGCAGATCCTGA
- a CDS encoding GNAT family N-acetyltransferase: protein MKTNHTVRDLLPAEVEPVRLFLGQHGWGHRTGSSDYFAQLLENSQRTALALSGEQIIGFARGITDGLSNGYLSMVVVDDQHRRAGVGRALVEHVMGDNPEITWVLRAGREGAEAFFASLGFETSVIAMERPRLK from the coding sequence ATGAAAACCAACCACACCGTACGCGATCTTTTGCCTGCCGAAGTAGAGCCAGTTCGCCTGTTTCTTGGGCAACATGGCTGGGGACACCGAACAGGCTCCAGCGACTATTTCGCTCAACTGCTCGAAAACTCGCAACGCACTGCGCTCGCGCTGAGCGGCGAGCAGATCATCGGTTTCGCTCGAGGCATCACCGATGGTTTGTCCAACGGCTATCTGTCGATGGTCGTGGTCGATGACCAGCATCGGCGCGCCGGCGTCGGGCGCGCACTGGTCGAGCATGTCATGGGTGACAACCCCGAAATCACTTGGGTCCTGCGCGCCGGGCGTGAAGGGGCGGAGGCATTTTTTGCCAGTTTGGGGTTTGAAACATCGGTGATTGCCATGGAGCGCCCAAGGCTCAAGTAA
- the msrA gene encoding peptide-methionine (S)-S-oxide reductase MsrA has product MKTQNNWRRVLLGVAMAGVIGQCSAFSFGAEDAVVIPPPTLDENTQAHSETAVFAGGCFWGVQGVFQHVKGVQKAVSGYAGGAANTAQYERVSEGDTGHAESVQVTFDPTQVSYGGLLQIYFSVAHNPTELNRQGPDSGTQYRSALFPTNADQQRVAQAYIAQLDAAHAYNKPIVTKLETYNGFYPAEDYHQDFLTEHPSYPYIVINDMPKVAQLKQLFAQRYQEKPVLVKSGS; this is encoded by the coding sequence ATGAAAACTCAAAACAACTGGCGCCGTGTATTGCTCGGCGTCGCCATGGCCGGCGTGATCGGTCAGTGCTCGGCGTTCTCCTTCGGTGCCGAAGACGCAGTGGTCATCCCGCCACCAACTCTCGACGAAAACACTCAGGCCCACAGTGAAACCGCGGTGTTCGCCGGTGGTTGTTTCTGGGGCGTACAAGGGGTTTTCCAGCACGTCAAAGGTGTGCAGAAAGCTGTCTCCGGTTATGCCGGCGGCGCGGCGAACACGGCGCAATATGAGCGGGTCAGCGAAGGCGATACCGGTCATGCCGAGTCAGTGCAAGTCACCTTCGATCCGACGCAAGTCAGCTACGGCGGCCTGCTGCAGATCTACTTCTCGGTGGCCCACAACCCGACCGAACTCAACCGCCAAGGGCCGGACAGCGGCACGCAATATCGTTCAGCACTGTTCCCGACCAACGCCGATCAACAACGGGTGGCCCAGGCCTACATCGCCCAGCTGGACGCGGCGCATGCCTACAACAAACCCATCGTTACGAAACTGGAAACCTACAACGGTTTCTACCCGGCGGAGGACTATCACCAGGATTTCCTGACCGAACACCCAAGCTATCCGTATATCGTGATCAACGACATGCCGAAGGTGGCGCAGTTGAAGCAGTTGTTCGCGCAGCGTTATCAGGAGAAACCGGTGTTGGTGAAAAGCGGGAGTTGA
- a CDS encoding cytochrome c biogenesis protein DipZ yields the protein MWLLVLAYLGGVLTIVSPCILPVLPFVFARTGQPFIKSGLPLLAGMALTFALVATLAAVGGGWVVQVNQYGRWLALLFVALFGLTLLLPRLAERLTRPLVSAGSRLSEAAGQDNRPRPGASFLIGVATGLLWAPCAGPILGLILTGAALQGASIATTLLLLAYAAGAATSLAAALLLGGKVFALMKRSIGTGEWIRRGLGAAMLAGVAAIALGLDTGLLARLSTASTGGIEQALVGQLSGKSPAGNGTMMAQIPAASGAMKVADKAPGTLPVEGQLPPLTGAVQWLNSPALDAQALKGKVVLVDFWTYSCINCLRTLPYVKAWAEKYRDQGLVVIGVHAPEFAFERDAGNVTKAMKELGINYPVAIDNDYKIWRAFNNEYWPAHYFADAQGRIRYHHFGEGDYAESERVIQQLLREAGAKTVADGLINADAQGVQLAPDMNQVLSPETYVGYQRAEHFVPETSLVPDKVATYNPPAKLTLNDWSLGGQWAVGAERATASAASSRIVYRFHARDLHLVLGPGTDGKPVRFKVSIDGQAPGAAHGVDVAADGSGRVTEQRLYQLVRQTDEVKDRTFTIEFLDPGVSAYAFTFG from the coding sequence ATGTGGCTCTTGGTTCTCGCTTATCTGGGCGGTGTGCTGACGATCGTCAGTCCGTGCATCCTGCCTGTTCTGCCTTTTGTCTTCGCTCGCACCGGGCAGCCGTTTATCAAGAGTGGCTTGCCGCTCTTGGCCGGGATGGCGCTGACTTTCGCCCTCGTCGCCACACTGGCGGCGGTGGGCGGCGGTTGGGTGGTGCAAGTCAATCAGTACGGTCGCTGGCTCGCGTTGCTGTTCGTTGCACTGTTCGGGTTGACGCTGCTGCTGCCGCGCCTCGCCGAGCGCCTGACGCGGCCGCTGGTGTCGGCCGGCAGTCGGCTGTCCGAAGCTGCGGGCCAGGACAATCGTCCGCGTCCCGGCGCCTCGTTTCTGATCGGCGTCGCCACGGGGCTGCTGTGGGCGCCGTGCGCCGGGCCCATCCTCGGTTTGATTCTGACCGGTGCCGCGCTGCAAGGGGCAAGCATCGCCACCACGCTGTTGTTGCTCGCCTACGCGGCGGGCGCCGCGACTTCACTGGCGGCGGCACTGCTGCTGGGCGGTAAGGTCTTTGCGCTGATGAAGCGCTCGATCGGCACCGGTGAGTGGATCCGCCGCGGCCTGGGGGCAGCGATGCTCGCCGGTGTCGCAGCGATTGCCCTGGGCCTCGATACCGGGTTGCTGGCGCGGTTGTCGACGGCATCCACGGGCGGGATTGAACAGGCACTGGTGGGCCAACTCTCCGGCAAATCTCCCGCGGGCAACGGCACGATGATGGCGCAGATTCCTGCTGCCAGCGGGGCGATGAAAGTTGCCGACAAGGCGCCGGGAACACTGCCGGTCGAAGGCCAGTTGCCGCCGCTCACTGGCGCCGTGCAATGGCTCAATTCGCCAGCGCTGGACGCCCAAGCACTCAAGGGCAAAGTGGTGCTGGTGGATTTCTGGACCTACTCCTGCATCAACTGCCTGCGCACCTTGCCATACGTCAAAGCCTGGGCGGAAAAGTACCGCGATCAAGGCCTGGTAGTGATTGGCGTGCACGCCCCGGAATTCGCATTCGAGCGCGATGCCGGCAATGTCACTAAAGCCATGAAGGAGCTGGGTATCAACTATCCGGTCGCCATCGATAACGACTACAAAATCTGGCGTGCTTTCAACAACGAATACTGGCCGGCGCATTATTTTGCCGACGCGCAGGGGCGGATTCGTTACCACCATTTTGGCGAAGGGGACTACGCCGAATCGGAACGGGTCATACAGCAGTTGTTGCGTGAAGCCGGGGCGAAAACCGTGGCTGACGGCCTGATCAACGCCGATGCCCAAGGCGTGCAACTGGCCCCGGACATGAATCAGGTGCTGTCGCCGGAAACCTATGTCGGCTACCAGCGTGCGGAACATTTCGTACCGGAAACCAGCCTGGTGCCTGACAAGGTTGCGACCTATAACCCACCGGCCAAACTGACCCTGAATGACTGGAGCCTTGGCGGCCAATGGGCCGTCGGTGCCGAGCGCGCCACCGCCAGTGCAGCATCGAGCCGCATCGTTTATCGCTTCCATGCCCGCGATCTGCATCTGGTGCTGGGCCCGGGTACGGATGGCAAACCGGTGCGCTTCAAAGTGTCGATTGACGGTCAGGCGCCGGGTGCCGCCCATGGTGTCGATGTTGCCGCGGATGGCAGCGGTCGCGTGACCGAGCAGCGCTTGTACCAATTGGTGCGGCAAACGGACGAGGTGAAGGATCGGACCTTCACCATCGAATTTCTTGACCCGGGCGTATCGGCCTACGCCTTTACCTTCGGCTGA